The Eremothecium gossypii ATCC 10895 chromosome IV, complete sequence genome contains a region encoding:
- the PPM2 gene encoding tRNA methyltransferase PPM2 (Syntenic homolog of Saccharomyces cerevisiae YOL141W (PPM2)), with translation MSSMPVHIERPAELTAKQRLQLEKKVRSMKYADLAVQGTNTSSIASKRSVERLYADVLGTKVQGSNGQPREYFKYFVSKPLRRSPCINRGYWLRLMAIRTSLRCIAEGTGQRDILVVNLGCGYDPLPFQLLDHTDDAQSEFDDRMSFVDVDYPDLIAKKLEIVKNTPELQHILGGAAGDAAGPVVYRTAKYMAAACDLNDSAAFGALTESFHPRSDEVVVFIAEVSLAYMRPERADAIIEACGRIPNSHFILLEQLLPAGEHSPFSRTMLSHFKSNDSPLQSVSSYPTISEQEVRFKRLGFKNVNAGDMHQLWRSLDKELVSKVQAVEPFDELEEFYLFCHHYIIAHATNDLSFRFGPKYAFPQVPQSPSKSCSSNSPMELVTAVDTDLLQRKFGASVVVDSDTILFSFGCLHNKLENILVMGDHDGAFKISKGPAPPARMCHTFTKLDDRTIFLVGGRQSPTKPLGDAWLLKLRDGEWHWEMCAPLMYPRFRHNCVNVGKGKALIYGGETDGATFLIYDCESNTYYEPVYPRTFPRKVSAAMCYDFQSNRGYILGGALDNMEVDDTLCTFAFDARTNSIEILETSSHPLYQRYGAKSVVREAGHMLIVGGVSPHMLFNDTTSIIEVELTTNKVNCLQIPSSLWKNHAQLLVGFELQIMSDGTVLIFGGGAVCYGFGAAWNGILRLGRETIAAIPLRIL, from the coding sequence ATGTCAAGCATGCCAGTACACATTGAGCGACCTGCGGAACTGACCGCAAAACAGAGACTGCAGCTGGAGAAGAAAGTGCGCAGCATGAAATATGCGGATTTAGCCGTGCAAGGAACAAATACGTCGTCAATTGCCTCGAAACGGTCAGTCGAGAGGCTCTACGCGGATGTTTTGGGTACCAAAGTCCAAGGGAGCAATGGACAACCCAGGGAATATTTTAAATACTTTGTCAGCAAGCCGCTGCGCAGATCGCCGTGCATCAACCGGGGTTACTGGCTCCGCCTGATGGCCATACGGACAAGCCTAAGGTGCATTGCAGAAGGAACAGGCCAGCGGGACATTTTGGTTGTGAACCTGGGGTGCGGGTACGATCCTCTTCCGTTCCAGCTACTAGATCACACGGACGACGCGCAATCGGAGTTTGACGACAGGATGTCGTTCGTGGATGTCGATTATCCGGATTTGATTGCCAAAAAGTTAGAGATTGTTAAGAATACTCCTGAACTACAGCACATCCTTGGTGGCGCTGCGGGGGATGCTGCGGGCCCAGTGGTGTACCGTACAGCGAAGTACATGGCGGCCGCGTGCGATTTGAACGATAGCGCGGCGTTTGGAGCTTTAACAGAAAGCTTCCACCCTCGATCAGACGAGGTGGTTGTATTTATCGCAGAAGTTTCGCTGGCGTACATGCGGCCTGAGAGGGCGGACGCCATAATCGAAGCCTGCGGGAGGATTCCAAACTCTCACTTCATTCTACTAGAGCAGCTGCTACCTGCAGGAGAGCACTCTCCATTCTCGCGCACTATGTTAAGCCACTTCAAGTCCAATGATTCACCACTGCAGTCTGTGAGCAGTTATCCCACAATATCAGAACAGGAGGTCAGGTTCAAACGTCTGGGCTTCAAGAATGTGAATGCTGGTGACATGCACCAGTTATGGCGCTCGCTGGATAAGGAATTAGTTTCGAAGGTGCAAGCTGTTGAACCATTcgacgagctggaggagtTCTATCTTTTCTGCCATCATTATATTATAGCACATGCAACCAATGATCTAAGCTTTCGTTTTGGTCCAAAGTACGCCTTCCCCCAAGTTCCCCAGTCCCCCTCCAAAAGCTGCTCATCAAATTCACCAATGGAACTAGTGACAGCAGTTGACACTGACTTACTCCAGCGCAAGTTCGGGGCTTCTGTGGTAGTGGACTCGGACACTATACTCTTCTCTTTCGGATGCCTCCACAATAAGTTGGAGAACATATTGGTCATGGGTGACCACGACGGGGCCTTTAAGATTAGCAAGGGGCCTGCTCCACCCGCGCGCATGTGCCACACTTTTACTAAGCTCGATGATAGAACCATCTTTCTGGTTGGGGGGAGACAATCACCAACAAAGCCACTTGGAGATGCCTGGCTACTAAAATTGCGGGATGGCGAGTGGCACTGGGAGATGTGTGCTCCATTGATGTATCCAAGGTTTAGACACAACTGCGTTAATGTTGGTAAAGGTAAGGCTCTTATATACGGAGGAGAAACAGATGGTGCTACATTTCTGATATACGACTGTGAGAGTAACACGTACTATGAGCCCGTCTATCCTCGGACCTTCCCGCGGAAAGTATCCGCTGCGATGTGCTATGATTTCCAAAGCAATCGCGGGTACATCCTGGGCGGGGCACTTGACAACATGGAGGTGGATGATACTTTATGCACTTTTGCTTTTGACGCCCGCACTAACAGCATTGAAATCTTGGAAACATCGAGCCATCCCTTGTACCAGCGTTACGGCGCGAAATCAGTCGTACGAGAGGCAGGCCACATGCTAATAGTCGGCGGTGTTTCGCCGCATATGCTCTTTAATGATACAACTAGTATTATTGAGGTAGAGCTGACCACCAACAAAGTTAACTGCCTCCAGATACCGAGCTCTCTCTGGAAGAATCATGCCCAACTTTTAGTTGGGTTTGAGCTGCAGATAATGTCCGATGGTACAGTGTTGATAttcggcggcggcgcagtGTGTTATGGGTTTGGCGCGGCGTGGAATGGGATCCTTAGACTGGGACGTGAGACCATTGCTGCCATTCCCTTGCGCATATTATAA
- the LEM3 gene encoding Lem3p (Syntenic homolog of Saccharomyces cerevisiae YNL323W (LEM3)) encodes MAGIKLSNVGLFRRRDKEAERKEEEEDLDASDFEDEPTQPRKQKSRRPKDTRFTQQRIASVNHVATPRTVVPVYLVLAVVFAAAGAVLLLQSRRVDELIMYYHDCERRAPRGRFAEMAAEDYTQAFHKMPEFARAPQWSYEPARDAAEDGVCRLRFQVPYLLEGPIYVSYLIENFYANHRRFVLSFSEEQINGKNATYKDVYDSVGINCRPLVANEEGKLYYPCGLIANSMFNDSFPFSLEGVGRTPNYVLSDRHINWSDDKNRFRNTKYSPKDVVPPPHWRKRFPDGYNEKNMPNIEEWEEFQNWMRTSTLPKFSKLIRRGDGALSAGQYEMSIGLHWPVDGWKGGKKAVYLSTTTSTGGHNDFLGIVYLAGSGICCLIAILILVARFFGGRKIGDPRFLSWNKIKY; translated from the coding sequence ATGGCAGGCATAAAGTTGTCGAACGTGGGCCTTTTCCGGAGAAGAGACAAAGAGGCGGAGAggaaggaggaggaagaaGACTTGGATGCATCAGACTTCGAGGACGAACCTACACAGCCGAGAAAGCAGAAGTCGCGGCGGCCGAAGGACACGCGGTTCACGCAGCAGCGGATCGCGTCGGTGAACCACGTCGCGACGCCGCGGACGGTGGTGCCGGTGTACCTCGTGCTGGCGGTGGTGTTTGCGGCAGCGGGGGCGGtgttgctgctgcagtcGCGGCGGGTGGACGAGCTGATCATGTACTACCACGACTGCGAACGGCGGGCGCCGCGAGGGCGGTTTGCTGAGATGGCGGCGGAGGACTACACGCAGGCGTTCCACAAGATGCCCGAATTTGCGCGAGCGCCACAGTGGAGCTACGAGCCCGCCCGCGACGCGGCGGAGGACGGGGTGTGCCGGCTCCGGTTCCAGGTGCCGTACCTGTTGGAGGGGCCGATCTACGTGAGCTACTTGATCGAGAACTTCTACGCCAACCACCGGCGCTTTGTGCTCTCGTTCAGCGAGGAGCAGATAAACGGAAAGAACGCAACCTACAAGGACGTCTACGACTCGGTGGGCATCAACTGTCGGCCGCTCGTGGCGAACGAGGAGGGCAAGCTCTACTACCCGTGCGGGCTCATTGCCAACTCGATGTTCAACGACTCGTTTCCGTTTTCCCTCGAGGGCGTGGGCAGGACGCCGAACTACGTGTTGTCGGACCGCCATATCAACTGGTCCGACGACAAAAACCGGTTCCGGAACACGAAATACTCGCCGAAAGACGTTGTCCCGCCGCCTCACTGGCGGAAACGCTTCCCCGACGGCTACAACGAGAAAAACATGCCCAACATCGAGGAGTGGGAGGAGTTCCAGAACTGGATGCGTACCTCGACTCTTCCGAAGTTCTCCAAGTTGATCAGGCGCGGAGACGGCGCATTGTCTGCGGGACAGTACGAGATGAGTATTGGTCTCCACTGGCCTGTCGACGGCTGGAAAGGAGGCAAGAAGGCCGTGTATCTATCCACCACAACTTCCACGGGCGGCCACAATGACTTTTTGGGAATCGTGTACTTGGCCGGAAGTGGCATATGCTGTCTCATCGCGATATTGATTCTTGTAGCGCGGTTTTTTGGGGGCAGGAAGATCGGCGACCCTCGCTTTCTCTCGTGGAACAAAATCAAGTACTGA
- a CDS encoding SNG1 family protein (Non-syntenic homolog of Saccharomyces cerevisiae YGR197C (SNG1)) yields the protein MNVQEDESTDFEDDSRTESVQMYLGEYPENAEREGSGEMLGGKLARLKTRFMSPRVYLARKRLLVLFLSNMLFLACLVLVVFSLHVGVLVNQQQYLGRLPMLMVVQDEDAGMSAELLRAAEHAAGRWTTVHGAAAWSHFGLEEDADLDEYLQSLIRKHRYWMALHVRPGATEALRRSLDDPGAPVFNSSEFFKVYYETVRDFNAMGSVRKLMETLEANFRAYYLDTWLPGELRERANTIDLSSTGSNIVAAGSMRWSYVDLGPFYDPSLYGILQVGMIICLLLTFFQLAMISALHTELSLLLRTSHLLLYRYIVSYASYLLLSLFYSIVPIIYHLDMEKAYGRAGFLVFWMTTWLFMTALGGANENVISVIFEYCPRFVGFWLMFWIVFNITPTFYSLHLANDFYKYGYITPIYNARECYKVLLFDTDRGYLKVAYVVLVAWTVLNAALFPLALKIVNIKSGKQK from the coding sequence ATGAACGTGCAGGAAGACGAGAGTACGGACTTCGAAGATGACTCGCGAACCGAATCGGTGCAGATGTACCTCGGCGAATACCCGGAGAACGCGGAGCGGGAGGGCTCCGGGGAGATGCTGGGGGGCAAGCTGGCGAGATTGAAGACGCGGTTCATGTCGCCGCGGGTATACCTGGCACGCAAGCGGCTTTTGGTTTTGTTTCTGTCGAACATGCTGTTTCTGGCGTGCCTGGTGCTGGTGGTTTTCTCGCTGCATGTGGGCGTGCTGGTGAATCAGCAGCAGTACCTGGGGCGGCTGCCGATGCTGATGGTGGTGCAGGACGAGGACGCGGGGATGAGCGCGGAATtgctgcgggcggcggagcaCGCGGCAGGACGGTGGACCACGGTGCacggggcggcggcgtggtCGCACTTCGggctggaggaggacgcCGACCTGGATGAGTACCTGCAGAGCCTGATACGCAAGCACCGGTACTGGATGGCGCTGCACGTGCGCCCCGGTGCGACGGAGGCGCTGCGACGGTCGCTGGATGACCCGGGGGCACCTGTGTTCAACTCCAGCGAGTTTTTCAAGGTGTATTATGAGACCGTGCGCGACTTCAACGCGATGGGGAGTGTGCGGAAGCTGATGGAGACACTGGAGGCCAACTTCCGTGCATACTACCTTGACACGTGGCTTCCGGGCGAGCTGCGTGAGCGCGCCAATACAATTGACTTGTCTTCCACAGGGTCCAATATAGTGGCGGCCGGTAGCATGCGGTGGAGCTACGTCGACCTAGGGCCCTTCTATGATCCCTCCTTGTACGGGATATTACAAGTGGGCATGATTATATGTCTTCTGCTCACCTTTTTCCAGCTGGCGATGATCAGCGCCTTACACACGGAGCTTTCACTGCTCCTGCGAACGTCGCATCTTCTATTGTACCGCTACATTGTGTCATATGCCTCGTACCTGCTGCTCTCTCTATTCTACTCTATCGTCCCAATTATATACCATCTTGACATGGAGAAAGCATACGGGCGTGCCGGGTTCCTTGTCTTCTGGATGACAACTTGGCTATTCATGACCGCACTTGGCGGGGCTAATGAAAATGTAATCAGTGTAATATTTGAGTACTGTCCGCGATTCGTTGGTTTCTGGCTAATGTTCTGGATAGTGTTCAATATCACCCCCACCTTCTACAGCCTGCACTTGGCGAATGACTTCTACAAGTACGGGTATATCACGCCGATTTACAATGCCAGAGAATGCTACAAGGTGTTATTGTTTGACACTGACAGAGGCTATTTGAAAGTCGCGTATGTTGTATTGGTTGCGTGGACTGTTCTGAATGCGGCACTCTTCCCTTTGGCACTGAAAATTGTGAATATTAAGAGCGGGAAACAGAAGTGA